A DNA window from Parafrankia discariae contains the following coding sequences:
- a CDS encoding serine/threonine-protein kinase codes for MLSPLTDSDPRVIGPYRLYNRIGAGGMGIVYLGFSPDDRPVAVKVPNPQHATDPEFRARFRAEVSAARGVNGPTVARVINAELNGPQPWLATEYVEGPSLNAAVNDGCPLVDRQLDTLAVGLAQALVAIHQAGVVHRDLKPANIVMSWSGPKVIDFGVARSADYSGYTRAGEVVGTVAWMAPEQIRGHTAGPAADVHAWALCVGFAATGRRLFRGDTQEIVALQISSVPPDLSDIPEHLLGPVRAALDKSPDERPDARDLLAMLTGDGPRAAPTGGRRPVGVRLGAGAGPQADADATRATASIGAGTNPPPVIAHVSDPRGRPGPPAAPLSSGSAAPPDAPSHPDSGSSRDRSDHQGSAVSSAWFLLMSLTAVGLAGAALLGAAAAGLAAGVTGPVGAGGVAAACAHALAPARGRRALTAVLAAAVGAAGGLVLARLAHLDAPIPVLTEITTACLLASAVAIVMAGPPRTPPTRTRPPRPAEPAQAPRGPAEPRNGPAEPASGAAAVSRRRCW; via the coding sequence GTGCTGAGCCCGCTGACCGACTCCGACCCGCGCGTCATCGGCCCCTACCGGCTGTACAACCGGATCGGCGCCGGCGGGATGGGCATCGTCTACCTCGGATTCAGCCCGGACGACCGGCCGGTCGCGGTGAAGGTGCCGAACCCGCAGCACGCCACCGACCCGGAGTTCCGCGCCCGGTTCCGGGCGGAGGTGTCGGCCGCGCGGGGCGTGAACGGCCCCACGGTCGCCCGCGTCATCAACGCCGAGCTGAACGGCCCGCAGCCGTGGCTGGCCACCGAGTACGTGGAGGGCCCGAGCCTGAACGCGGCGGTGAACGACGGCTGCCCGCTGGTCGACCGCCAGCTCGACACGCTCGCCGTCGGCCTGGCCCAGGCCCTGGTCGCCATCCACCAGGCCGGCGTGGTGCACCGCGACCTCAAGCCGGCGAACATCGTGATGTCCTGGTCCGGCCCGAAGGTCATCGACTTCGGGGTGGCCCGCTCCGCCGACTACAGCGGCTACACCCGGGCCGGCGAGGTCGTCGGCACCGTCGCGTGGATGGCTCCGGAGCAGATCCGCGGGCACACCGCGGGGCCCGCGGCGGACGTCCACGCCTGGGCCCTCTGCGTCGGGTTCGCCGCGACCGGCCGCCGGCTCTTCCGCGGCGACACCCAGGAGATCGTGGCGTTGCAGATCAGCTCCGTGCCACCCGACCTGAGTGACATCCCCGAGCACCTGCTCGGACCGGTGCGCGCCGCCCTGGACAAGTCACCGGACGAACGCCCGGACGCCCGCGACCTCCTCGCGATGCTGACCGGCGACGGCCCGCGCGCGGCGCCGACAGGCGGACGCCGGCCGGTCGGCGTCCGCCTGGGGGCCGGCGCCGGCCCCCAGGCGGACGCCGACGCGACCCGGGCGACGGCCTCGATCGGGGCCGGCACGAATCCACCCCCGGTCATCGCGCACGTTTCCGACCCCCGCGGTCGCCCCGGCCCGCCCGCCGCTCCCCTCTCGTCCGGTTCCGCGGCGCCACCCGATGCCCCCAGCCACCCCGACTCCGGCTCGTCGCGGGATCGCTCTGATCACCAGGGCTCCGCGGTGTCGTCCGCGTGGTTCCTGCTGATGTCGTTGACCGCGGTGGGCCTGGCCGGCGCCGCCCTGCTCGGGGCCGCCGCGGCGGGCCTGGCGGCCGGTGTGACCGGGCCGGTCGGCGCGGGCGGGGTCGCCGCGGCCTGTGCCCACGCGCTCGCCCCGGCCCGCGGTCGGCGCGCCCTCACCGCCGTTCTCGCGGCCGCCGTCGGCGCGGCCGGCGGTCTCGTCCTCGCCCGGCTCGCCCACCTCGACGCGCCGATCCCCGTCCTGACCGAGATCACGACCGCCTGTCTGCTGGCGAGCGCCGTCGCGATCGTGATGGCGGGCCCGCCCCGCACACCGCCGACCCGCACGCGCCCACCCCGTCCGGCCGAACCCGCTCAGGCTCCACGCGGCCCGGCCGAGCCGAGGAACGGCCCGGCCGAGCCGGCGAGCGGCGCCGCCGCTGTCAGCCGGCGCCGTTGTTGGTGA
- a CDS encoding DUF11 domain-containing protein — MTVVGAVAALAVFVTVSSALAATVRPGQLRLTTNSVVSGAQGVGLSLVYTAPSGAVPGTVGVRVPAGFSTPQTGSASAEGFLSTSSACAQFQITGTAAQPDGSTAVTVATNCAAGQTGTISYAGVTVPTAPGSYAFPGTFTPVGAAPIPFPTTDTITVKAGVLATLAISPTTATIAPGATRNYTVQGFDAAGNPLSNLGAYLTIAPDGSCTQSTCTATVPGAHTVTAKAKGLTATATLTVVGSSDADLSIAQTVSTATPAYGSAVTFTTTVTNTSATVTSTGVTATVPVPAGLASPAAAPSGSTSYNPSTGTWTVGSLAPGASVTLALDGLAGDVSLGAQTVTASVTADTPDANSANNTASASATPRPAAIGVVITADPGNPPPDNVDIGVPGTVSWTATPVNADSPAAATPPGTIFWTCESVSGNPCPVVPALLPGSDIRVLTFDRGQFSGVDTIVIAALFVPDGATTDYVPDPVFATTTFTLTNNGAG; from the coding sequence ATGACGGTGGTCGGTGCCGTCGCGGCGCTCGCGGTTTTCGTCACGGTAAGTAGCGCTCTGGCGGCGACGGTCCGTCCAGGGCAGTTGCGGCTGACGACCAACTCGGTGGTGAGCGGGGCACAGGGCGTCGGGTTGAGCCTGGTCTACACCGCTCCCAGCGGGGCGGTACCCGGCACGGTGGGCGTGCGGGTGCCGGCGGGCTTCTCGACTCCGCAGACCGGTTCGGCGTCCGCCGAGGGCTTTCTGAGCACGAGTTCGGCGTGCGCGCAGTTCCAGATCACGGGGACCGCCGCGCAGCCGGACGGGTCGACCGCCGTCACGGTGGCGACGAACTGCGCCGCCGGGCAGACCGGAACCATTTCGTACGCCGGCGTCACGGTGCCGACCGCGCCGGGCAGCTACGCGTTCCCGGGCACGTTCACGCCGGTCGGCGCCGCGCCGATCCCGTTCCCGACGACCGACACGATCACGGTGAAGGCCGGGGTACTGGCCACGCTGGCGATCAGCCCGACCACCGCGACGATCGCCCCCGGGGCGACGCGGAACTACACGGTGCAGGGCTTCGACGCGGCCGGTAACCCGCTGTCGAACCTGGGCGCCTATCTCACGATCGCCCCCGACGGCAGCTGTACCCAGTCGACCTGCACCGCGACCGTGCCCGGCGCGCACACCGTCACGGCCAAGGCCAAGGGGCTCACCGCCACCGCGACGCTCACCGTCGTCGGTTCATCGGACGCGGACCTGTCCATCGCCCAGACGGTCAGCACCGCCACGCCGGCCTACGGCAGTGCGGTGACCTTCACGACCACGGTGACGAACACCAGCGCCACGGTCACCTCGACGGGTGTCACCGCCACCGTCCCGGTACCCGCCGGGCTGGCGTCGCCCGCCGCGGCCCCGTCGGGTTCCACGTCCTACAACCCGTCGACCGGTACGTGGACGGTCGGTTCCCTGGCTCCCGGGGCCAGCGTGACGCTGGCGCTGGACGGCCTCGCCGGCGACGTGTCCCTCGGCGCGCAGACGGTGACCGCCAGCGTCACGGCGGACACCCCCGACGCGAACTCCGCCAACAACACCGCCTCGGCCAGCGCGACGCCCCGGCCGGCGGCGATCGGTGTCGTCATCACCGCCGACCCCGGAAACCCCCCGCCGGACAACGTCGACATCGGTGTTCCCGGCACGGTGAGCTGGACGGCGACCCCCGTCAACGCGGACAGCCCCGCCGCGGCCACTCCGCCCGGGACGATCTTCTGGACCTGCGAGTCGGTGAGCGGCAATCCGTGCCCGGTCGTCCCGGCGCTCCTCCCGGGAAGCGACATCCGGGTACTGACGTTCGACCGCGGTCAGTTCTCCGGCGTCGACACCATCGTCATCGCCGCGCTGTTCGTTCCCGACGGCGCCACCACCGACTACGTCCCGGACCCGGTCTTCGCGACCACGACCTTCACCCTCACCAACAACGGCGCCGGCTGA
- a CDS encoding Fic family protein: MLYPTPALGPADDQVLGEIDGLRDALRHQIQTTSPKWTDGLRKFLTADAVAASNSIEGFKVSTIDVQDLMAGERDVEVSDENREETLAYQRMMTYIQTLHDAEDFSYSKGLLNALHWMLQGHRHTVRKPAGQWRRGPVYVTDARDPGIAAYTAPGAEGVPALMNELIGWLDAADGAHPLVRAAMAHLHLVSIHPWADGNGRMSRSLQTLMIAREGVLAPEFSSVEAWLGRPGNTWEYYRELSDRGATYLPGQNVSSWIRFNLTAYHQQAQTVQGRLDRSGRVWGALAEFTESTGLDERVVSALHDVAMAGRVRRSRYEQAEGLSLQQAQRDLRDLTTAQVLEPVGRTRARYYTAGPRFPQPALDLARKPMTLRNPYSG; encoded by the coding sequence ATGCTTTATCCCACTCCGGCCCTCGGGCCCGCCGACGATCAGGTGCTCGGCGAGATCGACGGCCTGCGGGATGCGCTGCGGCACCAGATCCAGACCACATCGCCGAAATGGACTGACGGGCTCCGGAAGTTCCTGACCGCCGATGCCGTCGCGGCCTCGAACTCCATCGAGGGTTTCAAGGTGTCCACGATCGACGTCCAGGATCTGATGGCCGGCGAGCGGGATGTCGAGGTCTCGGACGAGAACCGCGAGGAGACCCTCGCCTATCAGCGGATGATGACGTACATCCAGACGCTCCACGATGCCGAGGACTTCAGCTACAGCAAAGGGCTGCTCAACGCGCTGCACTGGATGCTGCAGGGTCACCGGCACACCGTGCGCAAGCCGGCCGGGCAGTGGCGCCGGGGCCCGGTCTACGTCACCGACGCCCGCGACCCCGGCATCGCGGCCTATACAGCCCCGGGCGCCGAGGGCGTCCCCGCGCTGATGAACGAGCTCATCGGCTGGCTCGACGCCGCCGACGGCGCCCATCCGCTGGTACGGGCGGCAATGGCTCACCTGCACCTGGTGTCCATCCATCCCTGGGCTGACGGGAACGGCCGGATGTCCCGTTCGCTGCAGACGCTCATGATCGCCCGCGAAGGTGTCCTGGCCCCGGAGTTCTCGTCGGTCGAGGCGTGGCTCGGCCGGCCCGGCAACACCTGGGAGTACTACCGCGAACTCAGCGACCGGGGCGCGACGTACCTTCCCGGCCAAAACGTCTCCAGCTGGATCCGGTTCAATCTGACCGCCTACCACCAGCAGGCCCAGACCGTTCAGGGCCGACTCGACCGCTCCGGGCGGGTGTGGGGGGCGCTCGCGGAATTCACCGAGAGCACCGGTCTGGACGAGCGTGTGGTGAGCGCCCTGCACGATGTGGCCATGGCCGGGCGGGTCCGCCGCTCACGCTACGAGCAGGCCGAGGGCCTGAGCCTGCAGCAGGCGCAACGCGACCTGCGCGACCTCACGACCGCCCAGGTCCTGGAACCGGTCGGCCGAACCCGGGCCCGCTACTACACGGCCGGCCCCCGCTTCCCTCAGCCGGCACTCGACCTCGCACGCAAACCCATGACGCTGCGTAATCCCTACTCCGGCTGA
- a CDS encoding serine/threonine-protein kinase: MAVGPDGARVVAGRYRLVARLGAGAMGTVWRAFDQVLETEAALKEIEFAGGVPDHERAERVERALREARHAAKLRGHPHVVTILDVVLEDGLPWIVMELVPSRSLFEVVRDDGPLPVPQVARIGVAMIDALLAARAQGIVHRDVKPSNVLIGTDGRVVLTDFGIATGDGDPTLTVTGVLGTPLYMAPERLNNAPATFEADLFSLGGTLYFAVEGRPPFERESFGAMLASVLLHPPTPMRLAGPLADVLTGLLEKEPERRLPAGVAWSMLDTLIRSGMAAGGGGGSPVGGATATGTAVLGNRAGRPVVRADGLGWQARADGADGAESWRAPGTLEGEPEFGSGRIQPPGLVPRVDPEAPTTLAGIPPVRPGGPAPVETGAEPDGHDDAERHSAADEPVGTPPPPTEVSVVEQDGALLITWEPSPGAAAYRVIRVVPDAAAAGGRRERSLGSTTATELFDAGVPKGVQVWHEVIAIGPGAGGGARSAPARGPARVVLPPVTALRADMTDDAVALSWRPVPGRDEVIIERTHDQTSSMRGAMRRYRGFGGAFVDSDVQAGAVYRYRVWVAAGEESDGLRPAACAEVTARVIARPRAVVDLEARETLGGTVLRWTTVPGSVVRVYATQAPEQAGLAGTGPFGPVDREVGLGSLEGRARLVGESRRGRLIDRDSTGTVVYTPVSVAEDRAVIGTAVTHTAP; this comes from the coding sequence GTGGCGGTCGGTCCGGATGGCGCACGGGTCGTGGCCGGTCGTTACCGGCTGGTGGCACGGCTCGGAGCCGGTGCGATGGGAACCGTCTGGCGCGCCTTCGACCAGGTCCTGGAGACCGAGGCGGCGCTCAAGGAGATCGAGTTCGCCGGCGGCGTGCCCGACCACGAGCGCGCCGAACGGGTCGAGCGGGCGCTGCGCGAGGCGCGGCACGCGGCCAAGCTGCGCGGCCATCCGCACGTGGTGACCATCCTGGACGTCGTCCTCGAGGACGGCCTGCCGTGGATCGTGATGGAGCTCGTCCCGTCCAGGTCGCTGTTCGAGGTGGTGCGGGACGACGGGCCGCTGCCGGTGCCGCAGGTCGCCCGGATCGGCGTCGCGATGATCGACGCGCTGCTCGCCGCCCGCGCCCAGGGAATCGTGCACCGGGATGTGAAACCGTCCAATGTTCTGATCGGCACGGACGGGCGCGTGGTGCTCACCGACTTCGGAATCGCCACCGGCGACGGCGATCCGACTCTCACCGTGACCGGAGTACTGGGCACCCCGCTGTACATGGCACCCGAGCGGCTGAACAACGCTCCGGCCACCTTCGAGGCCGACCTGTTCAGTCTCGGGGGAACGCTGTACTTCGCCGTCGAGGGCCGACCGCCGTTCGAGCGGGAGAGCTTCGGCGCGATGCTCGCCTCGGTGCTGCTGCACCCGCCGACGCCGATGCGGCTCGCCGGCCCGCTGGCGGACGTCCTGACCGGACTGCTGGAGAAGGAGCCGGAGCGGCGGCTGCCGGCCGGGGTGGCCTGGTCGATGCTCGACACACTGATCAGGAGCGGGATGGCCGCGGGAGGCGGAGGCGGCTCGCCCGTCGGCGGCGCGACCGCGACCGGTACCGCCGTGCTCGGGAACCGGGCCGGCCGTCCGGTCGTGCGCGCCGACGGGCTGGGCTGGCAGGCTCGTGCGGACGGTGCGGACGGTGCCGAATCCTGGCGGGCGCCGGGCACGTTGGAAGGCGAGCCGGAGTTCGGCAGCGGTCGGATCCAGCCACCCGGGCTGGTACCCCGGGTGGACCCCGAGGCCCCGACGACCCTCGCCGGCATTCCGCCCGTCCGTCCCGGCGGGCCAGCACCCGTCGAGACCGGGGCTGAGCCCGACGGGCACGATGACGCCGAGCGGCACAGTGCCGCGGACGAGCCGGTCGGCACGCCGCCACCGCCCACCGAAGTCTCCGTCGTCGAGCAGGACGGCGCGCTGCTGATCACCTGGGAGCCCTCGCCGGGCGCCGCGGCCTACCGGGTGATCCGGGTCGTCCCGGACGCCGCCGCGGCCGGCGGGCGGCGGGAGCGCAGTCTCGGCAGCACCACCGCGACCGAGCTGTTCGACGCCGGGGTGCCCAAGGGCGTCCAGGTGTGGCACGAGGTCATCGCGATCGGGCCGGGTGCGGGCGGTGGCGCCCGGTCGGCACCCGCCCGCGGCCCCGCCCGGGTGGTGCTGCCGCCGGTGACCGCGCTGCGCGCCGACATGACGGACGACGCCGTCGCGCTGTCCTGGCGTCCCGTCCCGGGCCGCGACGAGGTGATCATCGAACGGACGCACGACCAGACGTCCTCGATGCGCGGGGCGATGCGGCGGTACCGCGGCTTCGGCGGGGCCTTCGTCGACAGCGACGTGCAGGCGGGCGCGGTCTACCGCTACCGCGTGTGGGTGGCGGCGGGCGAGGAGTCGGACGGGCTGCGCCCGGCGGCGTGCGCCGAGGTCACCGCCCGGGTGATCGCCAGACCGCGCGCCGTCGTCGACCTGGAGGCGCGGGAGACCCTCGGCGGTACCGTGCTGCGCTGGACGACCGTGCCCGGATCTGTGGTCCGCGTGTACGCCACCCAGGCTCCGGAGCAGGCGGGCCTGGCCGGCACCGGCCCGTTCGGCCCGGTGGACCGCGAGGTCGGCCTCGGTTCCCTGGAGGGCCGGGCCCGCCTCGTCGGTGAGAGCCGGCGGGGCCGGCTGATCGACCGGGACAGCACCGGCACGGTGGTCTACACCCCGGTGAGCGTCGCGGAGGACCGGGCGGTGATCGGCACCGCCGTCACCCACACCGCCCCGTGA
- a CDS encoding class I SAM-dependent methyltransferase produces the protein MAAVNISTSEIDAHGNDSAEHGEQGDDSYRLDSDGLDGTGLDSTGDGLDGGEPVADEQGARPAYGYTEIDSAGARAANRHYWDSEAPSYYAEHGDFLGDVDFCWSPEGLRESEARLLGDVAGRVVLEVGCGGAQCSRWLAGQGATVVATDLSTGQLAQARALNDRTGVSVPLFQADAITLPVRSESVDIACSAFGAVPFVTDSAALMREVARALRPGGRWVFSTTHPFVWCLPDAPDANGLVVFHSYFDRRAYTEHSGTGEPTYIEAHRTMGDRVREIIAAGLVLLDVIEPEWPEGHNRVWGQWGPLRGQFVPSTSIFVTAKPG, from the coding sequence ATGGCCGCCGTGAACATCTCCACCTCCGAGATCGACGCCCACGGGAACGACAGCGCCGAGCACGGCGAGCAGGGCGACGACAGCTACCGGCTCGACAGCGACGGCCTCGACGGCACCGGCCTCGACAGCACCGGCGACGGCCTCGACGGCGGCGAGCCCGTGGCCGACGAGCAGGGCGCCCGGCCCGCGTACGGGTACACCGAGATCGACTCCGCCGGCGCCCGCGCCGCGAACAGGCACTACTGGGATTCCGAAGCCCCCTCCTACTACGCCGAGCACGGCGACTTCCTGGGTGACGTCGACTTCTGCTGGAGCCCGGAGGGGCTGCGCGAGTCCGAGGCGCGGCTGCTCGGGGACGTCGCCGGCCGGGTCGTCCTGGAGGTCGGCTGCGGCGGGGCGCAGTGCTCGCGGTGGCTGGCCGGGCAGGGCGCGACCGTCGTCGCCACCGACCTGTCGACCGGCCAGCTCGCGCAGGCGCGCGCGCTGAACGACCGCACCGGAGTGTCGGTTCCGCTGTTCCAGGCCGACGCCATCACGCTGCCGGTGCGCTCGGAGAGCGTCGACATCGCCTGTTCGGCGTTCGGCGCCGTCCCGTTCGTCACCGACAGCGCGGCCCTGATGCGGGAGGTCGCCCGGGCCCTGCGGCCCGGCGGCCGCTGGGTCTTCTCGACCACCCACCCCTTCGTGTGGTGCCTGCCGGACGCCCCCGACGCCAACGGGCTAGTCGTCTTCCACAGTTACTTCGACCGCCGGGCGTACACGGAGCACTCCGGCACCGGGGAACCGACCTACATAGAGGCACACCGGACGATGGGCGACCGCGTGCGCGAGATCATCGCCGCCGGCCTGGTCCTACTCGACGTCATCGAGCCGGAATGGCCTGAGGGTCACAACCGGGTGTGGGGCCAGTGGGGACCCCTTCGGGGGCAGTTCGTTCCGTCGACGTCGATCTTCGTCACGGCCAAACCGGGCTGA
- a CDS encoding DnaJ domain-containing protein, protein MRDTPRSQSAQYLRASMYEVLGIAPTASDEEVHAAYRRVVKRAHPDAGGSQRAFLRVNAAYRVLSDPGMRRAHDLWLAHLLDAYDQPGRTGGGRSPGGRTPPSGRHPADGRPGSDGRTNPGGRTTPGGQADNPGQVAPGNRGTSDDRTPPAGGAAPGRRGASGRASDQWGPGQGADTAGGWGEAGGWGSAGDWGEAAADPRSAEGRAPGGRGGPDRRAHPGPRGVSGGRRRSRRRPPADAAEWVVPPGQATAPDGGPAGPPPYEVTGGAETWATWSDEDHLRRDLGRRAQRRYLVSMALCLTLFVLAGAVVRLYSIPVALGMMLASMVIPPLAVLAVNAARRR, encoded by the coding sequence ATGCGTGATACGCCAAGAAGCCAGTCGGCCCAGTACTTGCGGGCCTCGATGTACGAGGTGCTCGGGATCGCACCTACGGCTTCGGACGAGGAGGTCCATGCCGCCTATCGGCGCGTGGTGAAACGCGCCCATCCGGACGCCGGCGGATCCCAACGCGCGTTCCTCCGGGTGAACGCGGCGTACCGGGTGTTGAGCGACCCCGGTATGCGGCGAGCCCACGATCTGTGGCTCGCCCATCTGCTCGACGCATATGACCAGCCGGGACGCACCGGCGGCGGGCGCTCGCCCGGCGGGCGGACCCCGCCCTCCGGACGCCACCCCGCCGACGGACGTCCCGGATCCGACGGACGAACGAACCCGGGCGGGCGCACGACGCCCGGCGGGCAGGCGGACAACCCCGGGCAGGTGGCTCCCGGCAATCGGGGCACCTCGGATGACCGGACACCCCCCGCGGGGGGTGCCGCCCCGGGCCGGCGGGGAGCGTCCGGGCGGGCCTCCGATCAGTGGGGGCCCGGCCAGGGCGCGGACACCGCCGGCGGCTGGGGTGAGGCCGGCGGCTGGGGCAGCGCCGGTGACTGGGGCGAGGCCGCTGCCGATCCCCGGTCGGCTGAGGGCCGGGCTCCCGGCGGCCGGGGCGGCCCGGACCGGCGGGCACACCCCGGGCCGCGCGGGGTCTCCGGTGGGCGGCGCCGCTCGCGCCGGCGCCCACCGGCCGACGCCGCCGAGTGGGTCGTGCCGCCCGGCCAGGCCACGGCACCGGACGGCGGTCCGGCCGGGCCGCCGCCGTACGAGGTGACCGGCGGGGCCGAGACCTGGGCCACCTGGTCGGACGAGGACCACCTCAGGCGGGACCTCGGCCGGCGGGCACAGCGCAGGTACCTGGTCTCGATGGCGCTGTGCCTGACGCTGTTCGTGCTGGCGGGCGCGGTGGTGCGGCTCTACTCCATCCCGGTGGCGCTGGGCATGATGCTGGCCTCGATGGTGATCCCGCCGCTGGCGGTCCTGGCGGTCAACGCCGCGCGCCGCCGCTGA
- a CDS encoding OmpA family protein, whose product MPPSVAPDPLPPLSSFITQPDGSRVSTVSADYLFDANSADLRPAAATALAGIVPQIREHDGRVQVVGYSDGLGSTEHNLDLSRRRAVAVQAYLTSQDIPASLLEVEAKGEEGATDGVADASRRRVEIVLR is encoded by the coding sequence GTGCCCCCGTCGGTCGCTCCGGACCCGCTCCCACCGCTGAGCAGCTTCATCACCCAGCCGGACGGCAGCCGGGTCTCGACCGTCAGCGCGGACTACCTCTTCGACGCGAACAGCGCTGACCTGCGGCCCGCGGCCGCCACCGCGCTCGCCGGGATCGTCCCGCAGATCCGTGAGCACGACGGGCGGGTCCAGGTCGTCGGATACAGCGACGGCCTCGGGTCCACGGAGCACAACCTCGACCTCTCCCGCCGGCGGGCGGTGGCCGTCCAGGCCTACCTGACGAGCCAGGACATCCCGGCCTCGCTGCTCGAGGTCGAGGCCAAGGGCGAGGAGGGCGCCACCGACGGGGTCGCGGACGCCAGCCGGCGCCGAGTGGAGATCGTGCTGCGATGA
- a CDS encoding DUF2203 domain-containing protein gives MDQMFSVDEARALMPEIHERAAEFVARRADLTELSAALADGASSPKGGLAEMKALQAWLSEALAWFPDHGIQVKGAAPLLIDFPAVLDGENVLLCWIEGEPNLAWYHRADLGFAGRRPLPS, from the coding sequence GTGGACCAGATGTTCTCCGTGGACGAGGCCCGTGCCCTTATGCCCGAAATCCACGAGCGCGCCGCCGAGTTCGTCGCGCGGCGGGCGGACCTCACCGAACTCAGCGCCGCACTGGCGGATGGCGCGTCGTCCCCCAAAGGGGGACTCGCCGAGATGAAAGCCCTGCAGGCCTGGCTGTCCGAAGCGCTGGCCTGGTTTCCCGACCACGGCATCCAGGTCAAGGGCGCGGCCCCGCTGCTGATCGACTTCCCCGCCGTCCTCGACGGCGAGAACGTGCTGCTGTGCTGGATCGAGGGCGAGCCAAACCTCGCCTGGTACCACCGGGCCGACCTCGGCTTCGCCGGCCGCCGCCCCCTCCCCAGCTGA
- a CDS encoding 1-acyl-sn-glycerol-3-phosphate acyltransferase — protein sequence MRVPPRAIRRLVVDPLFVPVAAAGAVLGVLVALLGLASVPVDRRLRVSRVAALAGAYLAAEVVVIVSGFGLWLARPLLRARWEEVHLRLLRGVLGFVTAAAGRLVAFRLTVREPPAGTVDCAGRPVLVASRHAGVGDSFALVHLLLDRYQRTPRVVLLASLQLDPAIDILLGRLGACFLRTEGADPTAPARVHDLATRLTSHDALVIFPEGANFTARRRRRVIRGLRLRGQSSRAAVAENLTHVLPPRPAGVLAALDARTVGGTAVVAHTGLDLLVTPGLVWRALPLTAPMELRWWWFPTPELPPTGTERADWLTMNWAVVDAWIDSRRPPTPESPGPEPMRGG from the coding sequence GTGAGAGTGCCGCCGAGGGCGATCCGCCGGCTCGTGGTCGATCCCCTGTTCGTCCCGGTCGCGGCGGCTGGCGCGGTGCTGGGTGTGCTGGTCGCTTTGCTCGGCCTGGCCAGCGTGCCCGTCGACCGCCGGTTACGGGTGTCCCGGGTGGCGGCCCTGGCCGGGGCCTATCTCGCCGCCGAGGTCGTCGTGATCGTGAGCGGTTTCGGGCTGTGGCTGGCCCGGCCGCTGCTCCGGGCCAGGTGGGAGGAGGTCCACCTGCGCCTGCTGCGCGGCGTCCTGGGCTTTGTCACCGCCGCCGCCGGGCGGCTGGTCGCGTTCCGGCTGACCGTGCGCGAACCACCGGCGGGCACTGTCGACTGCGCCGGCCGACCCGTCCTGGTCGCCAGCAGGCACGCGGGGGTCGGCGACTCCTTCGCCTTGGTCCACCTGCTGCTCGACCGTTACCAACGGACGCCGCGGGTCGTGCTCCTGGCGAGCCTGCAGCTCGACCCGGCGATCGACATCCTGCTCGGCCGGCTGGGCGCCTGCTTCCTGCGCACGGAGGGCGCCGACCCTACGGCGCCCGCCCGGGTGCACGACCTGGCCACCAGGCTGACGTCCCACGACGCCCTCGTCATCTTTCCCGAGGGGGCGAACTTCACCGCGCGACGCCGCCGGCGGGTGATCCGCGGGCTGCGGCTGCGCGGCCAGTCGAGCCGGGCCGCGGTGGCCGAGAACCTCACCCACGTCCTGCCGCCCCGCCCCGCCGGCGTGCTCGCCGCACTGGACGCGCGAACCGTGGGGGGAACGGCCGTGGTCGCCCACACCGGCCTGGACCTCCTGGTCACACCAGGTCTCGTCTGGCGGGCCCTGCCCCTGACCGCCCCGATGGAACTGCGCTGGTGGTGGTTCCCCACACCCGAACTACCCCCCACCGGAACAGAACGCGCCGACTGGCTGACCATGAACTGGGCGGTGGTGGACGCCTGGATCGACTCCCGCCGCCCCCCAACCCCCGAATCCCCGGGTCCCGAACCGATGCGTGGCGGGTGA